The Parus major isolate Abel chromosome Z, Parus_major1.1, whole genome shotgun sequence genome has a window encoding:
- the PPWD1 gene encoding peptidylprolyl isomerase domain and WD repeat-containing protein 1, with protein sequence MASPELERKRKLPVAGGGDPAASDEEDEEERWVGPLPGEAAQAKKRRVLEFEHVYLENLPSASMYERSYMHRDVITHVACTKTDFIITASHDGHVKFWKKIEEGIEFVKHFRSHLGVIESIAVSSEGALFCSVGDDKAMKVFDVVNFDMINMLKLGYHPGQCEWVYCPGDAISSVATSEKSTGKIFIYDGRGNNQPLHVFDKLHMSPLTQIRLNPVYKVVVSSDKSGMIEYWTGTPHEYKFPKNVNWEYKTDTDLYEFAKCKAYPSSISFSPDGKKMATLGSDRKVRIFRFLTGKLMRVFDESLSMFTELQQMRQQLPDMEFGRRMAVERELEKVDAVRLINIIFDETGHFVLYGTMLGIKVINVETNRCIRILGKQENIRMMQLALFQGVAKKHRAAITIEMKASENPVLQNIQADPTVICTAFKKNRFYMFTKREPEDTKSADSDRDVFNEKPSKEEVMAATQAEGPKRVSDSAIIHTSMGDIHVKLFPVECPKTVENFCVHSRNGYYNGHIIHRIIKGFMIQTGDPTGTGMGGESIWGGEFEDEFHSTLRHDRPYTLSMANAGPNTNGSQFFITVVPTPWLDNKHSVFGRVTKGMEVVQRISNVKVNPKTDKPYEDISIINITVK encoded by the exons ATGGCGTCCCCCGAGCTCGAGCGCAAGCGAAAGCTACCGGTGGCGGGCGGCGGGGATCCGGCGGCATCGGAcgaggaggatgaggaggagcgTTGGGTCGGGCCGCTCCCGGGGGAGGCCGCGCAGGCGAAGAAGAGGAGAG TTCTTGAATTTGAACACGTTTATCTTGAAAATCTACCATCGGCTTCAATGTATGAACGCAGTTACATGCACAGAGATGTTATTACACATGTAGCATGTACAAA GACAGATTTTATCATAACAGCCAGTCATGACGGACATGTaaaattctggaagaaaatagaagaagGGATTGAGTTTGTTAAACACTTCCGAAGTCACTTGG GTGTTATTGAGAGTATTGCTGTTAGTTCAGAGGGGGCATTATTCTGTTCAGTTGGAGATGACAAAGCAATGAAGGTGTTTGATGTAGTCAACTTCGACATGATCAACATGCTGAAACTTGG CTACCACCCTGGCCAGTGTGAATGGGTATATTGCCCTGGAGATGCCATATCTTCTGTTGCAACATCTGAGAAAAgtacaggaaaaatattcatatatgATGGACGAGGAAATAACCAGCCACTTCATGTTTTTGATAAACTCCATATGTCCCCACTTACTCAGATACGCCTGAACCCTGTCTACAAAGTAGTTGTGTCTTCTGACAAGTCCGGAATGATTGAGTACTGGACTGGTACTCCTCATGAATATAAATTTCCCAAAAACGTGAACTGGGAGTATAAAACGGATACCGATCTATATGAATTTGCTAAATGCAAAGCTTACCCATCCAGTATAAGTTTTTCACCTGATGGCAAGAAAATGGCCACTCTTGGGTCCGACAGAAAAGTCAGAATTTTTCGTTTTCTGACAGGAAAACTCATGAGAGTCTTCGATGAATCTCTGAGT ATGTTTACTGAACTTCAGCAGATGAGACAACAACTGCCTGACATGGAGTTTGGCCGGCGTATGGCAGTTGAGCGTGAGCTGGAGAAAGTGGATGCAGTAAGATTAATTAATATCATTTTTGATGAAACTGGACACTTCGTTCTCTATGGAACAATGTTGGGCATTAAGGTCATAAATGTAGAGACTAACAG GTGTATTCGTATCTTGGGAAAACAAGAGAACATCAGAATGATGCAACTGGCTTTGTTCCAAGGAGTAGCAAAGAAACATCGTGCGGCAATTACTATTGAGATGAAGGCATCTGAAAATCCTGTTCTCCAGAATATTCAGGCAGATCCAACAGTAATCtgcacagcttttaaaaaaaacaggttttacaTG TTTACTAAACGTGAACCAGAAGACACAAAGAGTGCAGATTCTGACAGAGATGTATTTAATGAGAAGCCTTCTAAAGAAGAGGTCATGGCAGCCACTCAGGCAGAAGGTCCCAAAAGAGTGTCAGACAGTGCCATCATCCACACAAGCATGGGAGATATTCATGTCAAGCTTTTTCCTGTTGA GTGCCCCAAAACAGTGGAAAACTTCTGTGTGCACAGCAGGAATGGTTACTACAATGGACACATAATTCACCGTATCATCAAG GGTTTCATGATTCAGACTGGTGACCCAACTGGTACAGGAATGGGAGGTGAAAGTATTTGGGGAGGAGAATTTGAAGACGAGTTCCATTCAACTTTACGACATGACAGACCATACACACTCAGCATGGCTAATGCCGGACCAAATACCAATGGATCCCAGTTTTTTATAACAGTAGTGCCAACT CCGTGGCTTGACAACAAGCACAGCGTGTTTGGACGGGTGACTAAAGGAATGGAAGTTGTTCAGAGAATCTCAAATGTCAAAGTCAATCCCAAAACTGACAAACCCTATGAGGATATCAGCATCATTAATATAACAGTGAAGTAA